The Candidatus Desulfofervidus auxilii DNA segment ACAAATCATTCCAGCGGACGGCGTTACACGCCGTCGCTGAATTTGGTCGTTAGGGGGGAAAATGGAAGAAATCCAAGCAAAAAAAAGATTTGGCTTATTAAGTATTATGGGTGCAATTGTGGGGGTGGCAAGTCTGTGGTTTGTCGACCTGTATTGTTTGCTATTGGGAGTAGTAGCAGTCTTTCTTTCGGTTTTCGGTTTGCGTAGAGGCGAAAGGCTTAATACACTGGGAATGATCTTAGGTAGCATAGCAATTATTTTTGTCAACCTGCAGTTTATTGGTATTGTCAAAAGTAATTCAAAAACTAATGATGACATAGAACATCTTTTTAAATCAATTATAATTTCAAATCAAGCATATGAAATTCTTAAAAACTTACCACCTCATAAGCGGCTTAGTGATGAAGATACCCATAAGATGATCACTTTGTGGGAAAAAGCGATAGAAGAAGCAGAGAAAGTAGATGTTGACAATATCAACAGGTACATTCCTGAATTTAGCAAACATTACAAAGAAGAATTTATAAAAGGCCTCCACCTTTTAATAGATGGTTATAAAAATTCTAATGATGGTAAAAAGCTGCAGGGTGCTTTCCTAATGGATAGCTGGGGTATTTGGAACAATAAAAATCACAATATATACAGAAAAATCAAAAAAAAGAAAATGTCTCTTATTGAACTACTATATGAAACTATAAAGTCCTAACAAATCACTCCACCTGACCGCTATTCCGCTGGCCTGCCTGTCCCCGCCTGCCTGCGGGCAGGGGCAGACAGGCGCTCCATAGCTGCAGGTGAGCTTGGTCGTTATATGCAAATAATTTACAGCATTGCAAGGCCTTACAAAAAATGATAGGTTATTAAAAAGTCTATCTAGAGGTAATGAAAATAAAAGTAATCATAGAAAAAGGTGAAGATGGCTATTTTGTGGCACACTGTCCATCATTAAAAAGTTGCTGGAGTCAGGGAAAAACAGAGGAAGAAGCACTAAAGAATATTCAGGAGGCAATAGAGTTATATTTAGAACCAGACGAAGAGCTGGTAAAAGATGAAAACCACAGAATTTATGAAATAGCAGTGTGAAACTTCCTTTATTATCAGGGTAGGAGGTATTGGCAGCATTAAAACGGATGGGATTTAAAGAAGTGCACAGGAAAGGCAGTCATGTAAAGATGAAACACCCTGATGGTAGGAAGATAGTTTTTCCCTATCATAATGAAGTTGATAAGATATACTCTAAAAGGTGCTTTAAAAGATGCAGGGATAAGTATTGAAGAGTTTTGTCCTGCGGACCCGCCTTACGGCGGGCCGCTGAATTTGGGCGTTAGGTTAATTGAGAATTCATAGTTCAAAAGAGGGCATAGCATGTCTGAGGAAACAAAAATTGATAGGCAATCCTATGTGGACAAGGGATTAGTCGCCATGTTCTTAAGGATGTCGCCCGAGGAGCGACTGCAGGCCAACGACAACGCCTTTCGCACAATTCAGGAGTTGAGAGATGCCTACAGGCGGCAGAAAGCCAAGGAGCGCAAGCCTAGGTGAAGTTCTGGAGGGGCTGTTAGAGGCAGGTGTCGATTTTATTCTTGTCGGAGGCCTTGCAGCCGTAATCCAGGGAGCCCCAGTCACAACAATGGATGTGGATATCGTTCACAGCCAATCCGCCGAAAATATCTCTAGACTACTCGCCTTCCTTAAATCGGTTGAGGCTGTTCATCGGCGTTTGGATGACAAATTGATTGAACCCAAAGAGCGCGACCTCTCGGGGAAAGGTCACGTGTTTCTTACGACCCGGATCGGCCCGCTAGACATATTGGGAGCTATTGAAGGGGGGAAATCCTATGAGGAACTCCTGGAGCACACTATCGAAATTGATTTCAGGGGCCACAGGCTTCGAGTACTGGACCTAAAGACGTTAATCGAACTCAAGAAGACTTCGACAGATCCCAAAGACAGGCAACGGCTTCCTGTGCTCAAAGAAACTCTGCGGCAGTTGGAGGAGAAATATACCCGCGAGGAGGATAAAGAAGACAGAGACAATGAGTAATTGCCTAACAAGGGCACGCACCAGATTGCCACTCCGGGGGCACTTCGCGGCAACTGGTGATGCCTGTCGTTAGATTAATAAAAAGGGGAATATAAAAAGTGGAAATAGAACTTCGAGATGAAAAAAGATTATTAGATCTTTCAAAAACACTCCTGTTTGCCCCCAGGCAGGCCTGGGGATAATATTTTGCTCTTGTTAGCCTATGAACGGGTCTGAGGAAAAAATGACTTTTTCAACAGCCTGTCTCTAATTGACAAGAAAATAAACCTGACATAAAACAAAAAATATGGGAAAAATCTCTATTTTAGATTTACAGTCAAAAAAGCAAAAAGGTGAAAAAATCACTATGCTTACTGCCTATGATTACCCCTTTGCCCGATTATTAGATGAAGCAGGTGTAGATGCCATTCTGGTAGGAGATTCACTAGGGATGGTAATGCTGGGTTATGAATCTACTTTACCGGTAAGCATGGAAGAAATGCTACATCATGTTAAGGCAGTGAAAAAGGGAGTAAAAAGGGCATTTTTGATTGGTGACTTACCTTTTATGTCTTATCAGGCATCCAAAGAAGAAGCCATTAAAAATGCAGGTTTGTTGATGAAGGCCGGTTGTGATGCCGTAAAATTAGAAGGAGGTAAAGAGGTATTTGATACGGTGAAGTTTATAGTAGATATGGGCATTCCGGTTTTAGGCCATATAGGCCTTACCCCTCAAAGTATTTCCAAATTAGGTGGGTATCGTGTCCAAGGAAGAGATAAAGATTCGGCTTTGCGTATCTTAGAAAGTGCAATGGCTTTAGAACAAGCAGGGGCCTTCGGTATAGTCTTAGAATGTATTCCTTATCTATTAGCCAAGTTGATTACTGAGAAAATATCTATCATTACCATTGGAATCGGAGCGGGTCCATTTTGCGATGGTCAGGTCTTAGTATTACATGATTTATTAGGTATTTTTGAAGACAAAAAACCTAAATTTGTCAAGGTATATGCCAATTTATCCCCTATTATAAAAGAAGCAATTAGCAGTTTTATAGATGAAATAAAAACAAAAAAATTTCCAGACTTTTCCCATGCTTATGAATTGCCTGAAGAAGTTTGGGAAGAGATTTTAAAGAAGGTTAAATGAGCTATCATATACTTTCATTTTTTAATAGTATTTCTCACAGTTATGGAGCCTATTTTTTGCTTATTTTGGGAGCGGCTTTTATTGAGGGAGAGACGTTTATCTTTGCTGGAGGATATTTAGCCCGAGAGGGTATTCTTTCCTTTCCTCTGGTAGTTTTGTGCGGTAGCCTAGGAGGATTTTTAGGAGATATTTTATTCTTTCACATTGGCCGCCATTATCGTATTATAGTATTAAAACATCTTTATTTTCGCCAGCGTTTAAAAAAAATAGGGCGTTTTCTCACCTATGCTGATTGGATTACTGTACCTCTTTACCGGTTTCTTTATGGTCTCCGTATACCCATTTCACTCCTGTTTGGTTTAAGCAAAATAAAGGCAAAAAGATTTATTGTCTTAAATGGCCTCTCAGCCCCGGTCTGGGCTACTATAGTAGCAGTCATCGGGTATGGAGTAAACCATATAATAACCTATATATTTAGACCAAGTTTTGGTATAAAAATAGTTGCTTTG contains these protein-coding regions:
- a CDS encoding type II toxin-antitoxin system HicB family antitoxin, yielding MKIKVIIEKGEDGYFVAHCPSLKSCWSQGKTEEEALKNIQEAIELYLEPDEELVKDENHRIYEIAV
- a CDS encoding type II toxin-antitoxin system HicA family toxin, with the protein product MGFKEVHRKGSHVKMKHPDGRKIVFPYHNEVDKIYSKRCFKRCRDKY
- the panB gene encoding 3-methyl-2-oxobutanoate hydroxymethyltransferase, yielding MGKISILDLQSKKQKGEKITMLTAYDYPFARLLDEAGVDAILVGDSLGMVMLGYESTLPVSMEEMLHHVKAVKKGVKRAFLIGDLPFMSYQASKEEAIKNAGLLMKAGCDAVKLEGGKEVFDTVKFIVDMGIPVLGHIGLTPQSISKLGGYRVQGRDKDSALRILESAMALEQAGAFGIVLECIPYLLAKLITEKISIITIGIGAGPFCDGQVLVLHDLLGIFEDKKPKFVKVYANLSPIIKEAISSFIDEIKTKKFPDFSHAYELPEEVWEEILKKVK
- a CDS encoding DedA family protein, whose amino-acid sequence is MSYHILSFFNSISHSYGAYFLLILGAAFIEGETFIFAGGYLAREGILSFPLVVLCGSLGGFLGDILFFHIGRHYRIIVLKHLYFRQRLKKIGRFLTYADWITVPLYRFLYGLRIPISLLFGLSKIKAKRFIVLNGLSAPVWATIVAVIGYGVNHIITYIFRPSFGIKIVALGIIVVLGLLLGIKTLKDL